TAGAATCAAACGAGTTGGCATCCAGTGTGACCAAAAAGGTGGTTTACGAAACCCTAAAACCACTAGTTGGAAAGGTTGATACCTTAGTCTTGGGATGTACCCATTATCCCCTTTTAAAACCGATCATTCAAAATGTGATGGGACCGGATGTCAAATTGATTGATAGTGGGGCAGAGTGTGTTCGGGATATTTCCGTTTTATTAAACTATTTTGAGCTCAATAAGAGTCGCGAACTCTTAGAGCAGACCCACCGCTTTTATACCACTGCAAATGCCAATAGCTTTGCAGCGATTGCCGAAAAATGGCTAGAACGTTCAGTGAATGTGGAGCATGTAAATTTATGAGTGACAAACTATTTGAATACAAAGATCCCCAAGATTGGTATATTGCCCAATGGGGAGAAGATGCAGACTACAACCAATTTAGTCAAGTGCCTGCGGAAGCTTCCACTCTGTTAGATCAGCTGGAACTTCTCTTTGCCAAGGATCCTGAAGGATTCCCTCTCAATCTATCGGTGATGCGCTATGGTTCAGCCTTTCGTTTTCTGACCTTTTTGACCGAAATCTTGAATGAAGTCAAGGGAAGAGCTTTTGAGATCGTACAGCGTCAAGGAGCCTTGCTCTTGGTTGAAAAAGGGAAACTGCTTTACTTGCATTTGCCAAGTGATGGGGTGGATGTGGAAGCCTTCTTGGGTCAAGACAAGGTCAAAGATACGATTCTTATTGCGACTCGAAATGAGGGAAAAACAAAAGAATTCCGTAATATGTTTGAAAAGCTGGGCTTTGAAGTGGAAAATCTCAATCAATACCCAGAGCTTCCAGAAGTCGAAGAAACAGGGATGACCTTTGAAGAGAATGCCCGCCTAAAAGCTGAAACGATTGCAGAGCTAACTGGGAAAACAGTCTTAGCGGATGATTCAGGTTTGAAGGTGGATATCTTGGGAGGCTTACCAGGAGTTTGGTCAGCTCGCTTTGCGGGAGTTGGTGCGACAGATGCGGAAAACAATGCGAAATTGTTGCACGAATTGGCCATGGTCTTTGACTTGAAAGATCGCTCAGCTCAGTTCCATACGACCTTGGTGGTTGCAAGACCAGGCAAGGAAAGCTTAGTGGTGGAAGCTGATTGGCCAGGGTATATTAATTTTGAGCCAAAAGGGGAACACGGCTTTGGCTATGACCCTCTCTTCTTAGTTGGGGAAACGGGCCGTTCTGCTGCTGAATTAACGCTTGAAGAAAAAAATACACAATCACATCGTGCTTTAGCTGTTAAAAAGTTATTGGAGGTATTTCCATCATGGCAAAGCAAACAATCATAGTTATGAGTGACTCGCATGGAGACCGCTCCATTGTTGAAGCTATTAAAGAAAAATACCTAGGCCAGGTCGATGGGATCTTTCACAATGGGGATTCTGAACTAAAAAGTGATGATCCTGTCTGGGAAGGGATCCACGTTGTCCAAGGAAATATGGATTTTTATGATGGCTATCCGGAACGCTTGGTGACCCAACTAGGGCCAACACGGATCATCCAGACCCATGGGCATCTCTTCCAGATCAATTTTAGTTTTCAAAAATTGGATCTGTGGGCCCAAGAGGAGGAAGCAGATATCTGTCTATACGGCCACCTTCATATCCCAGATGCTTGGAAGGAAGGAAGAACCCTCTTTGTGAATCCTGGATCCGTTAGTCAACCACGTGGTCTGATTCGCGAATGTTTGTATGCCAAGATAGAGATTACCGATTCGAACTTCAAGGTAGAGTATTATACGCGAGATCATGAATTGTACCCTGAATTGACAAAGGAGTTTAGCAGATGATAGCAAAGGAATTTGAACGTTTCTTGTTGGCGCAGGAAGAGACGTTCTTAACTCCTGCCAAAAATTTAGCGGTCTTGATTGATACCCACAATGTAGACCATGCAGTCTTGCTGTTGAGCCAGATTAGCTATAGTCGCATCCCGGTAGTGACGGATGAACGCAAGTTTGTGGGAACGATCTCCCTAACGGATATTCTATCTTATCAATTGAAACACGAGATTCCTGAGGAGACTTTTGCTTCGATGGATATCGTAGACGTTGCAAAGAAGGAGGTCGGGGTCATCGGCTTAGACTTCAATTTGACAGAAGTCCTTCACAAGTTGGTGGATGACTCCTTCTTATCAGTGGTGGATGAAGAAGGTTATTTCCAAGGGATTATTACGCGGAAATCGATCCTCAAAGCCATCAATTCGCTAATGCATAATTTTTCAAATGAATACGAGATGATTCCAAAATGAAAGAATTTATTGCAAGTTTTATTGATCAAAAAGAACTAAGTGAAAATTCTCAGTCAGCCTATTTCTATGATTTGGACCAATTTATTGAATCAATTCATGGAAAAGTGACACCGACAAATTTGAGAATTTACCAAGCTTCGATTAAAGATTTTAAACCGGCGGTTCAAAAACGAAAATTATCCGCTGTTAACCAATTTTTATATTATTTGTATCAAGAACGCTTTATTTCTGAATACCATCGTTTGGTCTTGCCTAAAATTCAACCGGCCAAAACCCATGATCGTGAATTGTTGGATCTGACCCATTTTTGGGAAGAATCAACCAATCCACAGGGACGCTTGATGGCCTTGTTGATTCTGGAGATGGGCTTATTGCCAAGTGAGATCCTCCAAGTCAAAGTCGAAGATATTCAGCTGGACTTTCATGTCATTCGAGTGGGCAAAGATGGCCAAAAACGGGTTTTAAAAGTTCCAGAGCCTTTACTGGATGAGTTGCAACTCTTCCTCGATGGTGTCTATCTCTTTGATAATAAGGGAAAATCTTACTCCCGTCAGTGGGGATTCCGACAATTAGAAGCCTTCTTGATCGAAAAAGGCAACCAAGACCTTTCGGCGCAATCGATTCGTGAGCAGTATATTTTGAAACAACGTGAACTCGGTGTGGATCTCTTTAGTATTGCGCGTGAATTGGGCCTAAAAACCATGGTGACATTAGAAAAATATAAATAATGGATATTAAAATTAAAGATTATGAAGGGCCTCTGGACCTCTTGCTCCACTTGGTCTTTAAATACCAGATGGATATCTATGAGGTCCCCTTGATTGAGGTGATCGAACAGTATCTGGCTTATCTGGCGACTCTCCAGGCTATGAAACTAGAGGTAGCAGGGGAATACATGCTGATGGCTAGTCAATTAACCCTGATCAAGAGTCGTAGACTTCTTCCTAAGGTCGCAGAGAAGATGGATGAAGCAGAGGATCTAGAGCAGGACCTCCTTTCTCAATTGGAAGAGTACCGTACTTACAAGCAATTAGGAGAGTTGATGGCCTCGCAGCACGAGGAGCGCGCCCTCTATTATTCGAAACCAAAGATGGAATTGGTTTATGACGATACCGAATTACTTCATGATCGCACCACGGTGGATCTCTTCTTGGCTTTCTCAAAACTATTGACCAAGAAAAAAGAAGAATTCCGCCAGAACCATACAACCATTGTAAAGGATGAATACAAGATTGAGGATCTGATGGACCAGCTGCGTCACCGATTCCACGATCGTTCACAAGTTCTCTTGCAGGACTTGTTTCTAGAAGCAGCGGATCTCCAAGAGGTCATTACCCTATTTCTTGCAACCCTTGAATTAATCAAGATTCAAGAGGTCACAGTGGTACAGGATAGGGCTTTTGGAGAAATTTACTTAAATAGGATTGAACATGAGCAAATTAGCTGAAATTGAAGCACTCTTATTTGTAGCGGGTGAAGAAGGAATTACTGCCAGACAAATCGCAGATCTTCTCTCTTTACCCCCAACAGGTGTGGTGCAAAGTTTAGAAAAATTGGCCCAAAAATACCAGGAGGATACAGATACGAGTCTGTGTTTGATGGAGACAGCTTCCCGTTATAAATTGGTGACAAAGGCAGACTACGCTTCGGTTTTACGAGACTATTCTAGAACGCCTATGAACCAAAGTTTGTCTCGGGCTGCCCTTGAAACCTTGTCAATCATTGCTTATAAGCAACCGATCACCCGCGTGGAGGTCGATGACATTCGAGGCGTCAATTCCAGTGGTGCTATTACCAAACTACTGTCATTTGATCTGATCCGTGAAGATGGAAAAAAAGAAGTCATCGGGCGTCCTAATTTGTATGTTACGACGGAGTATTTTTTGGATTACATGGGGATCAATCATTTGGAGGAATTGCCAAAGGTTGAGGAAGTGGACATCGATCCAGAAGAAGGTCAATTATTTTCAGAGAGAACAGAGGAACTAGATGAGAATTAATAAATATATTGCCCATGCAGGTGTGGCTAGTCGTCGCAAGGCCGAAGAACTGATCAAGCAAGGCTTGGTGACGGTCAATGGCCAAGTTGTGCGTGAATTAGCGACCATCATTAAAACCGGTGATCAGGTTGAAGTAGAGGGGACTCCAATCTATAACGAAGAAAAGGTCTACTATCTTTTAAATAAGCCACGTGGCGTCATCTCTAGTGTATCGGATGATAAAGGGCGGACAACAGTCGTTGACCTTTTATCTCAAGTACCAGAGCGCATCTACCCAGTGGGACGTTTGGACTGGGATACATCTGGTGTCTTGATTTTGACCAATGATGGTGATTTTACAGATGAGATGATTCACCCGCGAAATGAAATTGATAAAGTCTATGTGGCGCGTGTCAAAGGGATTGCCAATAAGGAAAACTTGCGTCCCTTGACGCGAGGGGTGACCATTGATGGAAAGAAAACCAAGCCAGCGACTTACGAGATCTTAAAAGTGGATGTCGAAAAGAACCGTTCAGTGGTTCAGTTGACCATTCATGAAGGGCGTAACCACCAGGTTAAAAAGATGTTTGAAGCGGTGGGACTTTTAGTGGATAAACTCTCCCGGACCCAGTTTGGAAATTTGGACGTCTCAGGACTACGTCCGGGTGAATACCGTCGCTTGAACAAAAAAGAAATCAGCCAGTTGCACAATCTAGCAGTGACTAAATCTAAAAAAGCATGAAAACAATCCTGATTGCGCTGGTCAGAGGCTATCAAAAATGGATCTCTCCCCTATTTCCGCCTTCTTGTCGCTTTCAACCGACCTGTTCCACTTATATGATCCAAGCGATTGAGCGTTTTGGTGTGAAAGGTGTCTTGATGGGGATTGCAAGGATTCTACGTTGCCATCCTGGAAGCCAGGCGGGACCAGACCCCTTGCCAGACCATTTTAGTCTGAAGCGAAATGAAGAATCAAAATAGGACGATCGCAAATAAACAGAAACACCCTTAGAAATTATTTTTCTAAGGGTGTTGATTTTGTAAAAGAGTTGTCTATCAGCGTTTAGACCATGTTTTAGGGAGGAAGAGTAGAATCATTGGATAGATTTCAAGCCGTCCGGCAATCATGGCTAAGGAAAGTAACAGTTTTGAAATCGGACTAAAGATGGAGAAGGTTTGACCTGTTCCAATCATAGGTCCAATGTTGTTGAAACAACTAAAGACAGCGCTGACAACCGTCATGAAGTTATTATTGTCTAGACTGACTACAAAGAGTAGGCCGATCGTGATAAAACTGTATATTGTAAAGTACTTGAGGATCTGATGCTGTGTATCCTTATCCAATACCGTATCATTGACATGCAAGGTCAGAACGCGATTCGGAGACAAGGTCGAAAGAACCTGATTTTTTGCGATTCGCCATAAGGTCAAGCACCGAATGACTTTTAGCCCCCCGGCGGTCGATCCAGCAGAACCACCTACAACCATCAGCATCAAGAGGATGAACTGAGAAAAGAGAGGCCATTTTTCCGTCGTTCCATAACCAAAACCGGTAGTGGTGATGATATTGGAAACTTGGAAGAAGGAAATCTCAAAACTCTTAGCGACATTGGCATAGAGATGAAGGACATTGTACGCGATCAAGACACTGGACACGAGGACGATGGTGATATAGGTCCGCAATTCCTCATCTTTAAAGAAGGCCTTGAATTTTCGGATCATGAGGAAGTAGTAGAGGTTAAAGTTAACCCCGAAGACTAAAACCCCGATACTGACCAAATAGGTGATTAAACTACTATTGTAGTGGGCAATTCCGTCGTTAAAAACGGTAAAGCCCCCGGTTCCAGCCGTTCCCATGGCGATGACAAAACTATCATAAAGGGGCATATCAGCAAGGAAATAAAGAACCACAAAGAGGAAGAACAAGCCCAAGTACAAGAAGTAGAGGATTTGAGCTGTGTTTTTTAATTTGGAAACGACCTTCCCAAAAACTGGACCAGGAACTTCTGCCTTCATGACTTCAAGGTGGCTGTTCTTGTTATTGTCCATAATTGCAAGGGCGAAGACCAATACTCCCATCCCCCCAATCAAGTGGGTGAAACTGCGCCAAAAGAGGAGAGAATGGGTGAGGACACCCACATCATCTAATATCGTTGCCCCTGTTGTTGTAAAGCCAGAGCTGACTTCAAAGAAGGCATCGATAATGTTGGGAATTTGTCCCGAAAAGACAAAGGGAAGGGCGCCAAAGAAGGACCAGAGGATCCAACAGAGGGCTACAATCAGGACTCCTTCTTTAGCATAAATGTGAAAGTCCTTTGGTTTGTGAAAACTACCAAGTAGCCCCAGCCCAAGTAAGATGGCCATGGTTGCCCCAATAGAGACAAAGACCTTGGCAGGTTCCTGATAGATCGTAGCGACGACTAAGGGAACGATCAGGAGAGCTGCCTCGATTAAGAGGAGCTTGGACAAGAGGTAACGAATCATGCTTCTATTCATCAGGCTTACCTCTCAAGTAGATCATAGATTTTTGTGACATTTTGAATCAAGGTGGTTACGATAATCCGATCTCCTACCATCAAACGGTCATCTCCATTTGGGAAAATAGCCTTGCCGTCTCGAATAATGGCAGCGATCAAGACGCCTTTTTTCAATTTCAATTCAGAGAGGGGATATTGGGTTAGTTTATTGTCTTCCTTAATTTGGAACTGCAAGGTTTCAATCCGGCCGTTTGCGACATGGTGCAAGGCTTCTAGGTTTGAGAACTGTGCATTGTAGCGTCCACGAATAAAGTGCATAATGGTATCTACAGCGATGCGTTTTGGCGTAACGATACTGGTCATATCTTGATCGCCAATGATCTCTAGCAGACTAGTTCGGTTGACCTTGGTAATGTTCTTTTTGACTCCGACAGAATTCAAGAACATGGAAGTGATGATGTTTTCTTCATCGACCCCTGTCAAAGTAGCCACAGCATCGAAGTTATTGGCACTCTCTTCTAAAAGAATGTCTTTAGCAGTTCCGTCTCCATGGACGACATAGAGATCAGGAAATTCCTGACTAAAGAATTCCGCCCGTTCGCGATTGACCTCTAAGACCTTGAGATCGATCTTGCGGCGCACATCTTGAAGAATGTTGAGTAGGTAATAGGCAATTTTCCCAGCACCAATGATCATCATGCTCTTAATGACCTGAGGGCGAACATTGTTGTGGAAGAGAACGACCTCGATCCGATTACCTGTTACGAAAATCTTGTCTTGAGGTTGCAAGACAAAGTCTCCGTTTGGAATGGTGAGTTCGTTGCCACGCTCGATTGCACAAACAATGACATTTCCGTATTTCTTCCGGAATTGGGATAGACTCATATTGCAGAGATTGCTATCTGGCTTGATTTTAAATTCCATCAAGGCAACTCGGCCATTGGCAAAATGCTCCACAGAAAGGGCATTTGGGAAGTCAATGATATTGGCAATATAGCGAGCTGTCAGCAATTCCGGATTGACAACTAGGGAGAAGCCCAAGATATTTTTTTCCTTGAAGTAGGAATTGGAATATTCCGGATTCCGCACCCGAACGATAGTCTCTTTGGCTCCCATTTTTTTAGCCAAAACAGCAGAGACCATATTCACTTCATCGTACTCGGTCATGGAAATGAAGATGTCGCAGTCTTCAACATCTGCTTGCTCCAAGATCTTGAAGTTTGCCCCATTTCCTAAAATTCCAATGATATCAAACCGTTTGGTAATATGGTTAAGAACGGATTCGTCTTTTTCGATCAAAATAACATCGTGGTTTTCAGCAACGAGAGAACGACAAAGGGCCGTTCCGACCTTTCCTCCACCAACAACAATAATTTTCATAGAATACCTCCAGAGTATGCTTCTATCATACTCTATTTTCAAGAAAAATTCATCTTTTTTAAGGATTTTCTGGTGGAATTTTGAGAAGCTAAGAACAAGTAGGAGAAATCGTCAAAAGAGTAGAGCTAGGAGGGATTGAAAACTTTGATAAAGTTTCTTAAAAAAATCTAAAAAAACTATTGACAGGAGCTTCAAAAGTGTTATACTTAGAAAGTACCTTCGTTGATTTACCTCAAACCTGTTGTGAGTTAAGTTAATGAAGCTGTAACCACGCTGTTTGCTGAGCTTGACTCCGGGCAGTGTGGCTATTTTTTTATCAGAAAGAGATCGAGTATGAATATTGAAGAACTGGACTACCAAGAGTCAGCTGCTCAAAACCACATCGTCTTGTTCCAACCTCAGATTCCACAAAATACGGGAAATATTGCACGGACTTGTGCGGCGACCAATTCCCCCTTACATATCATTCGCCCCATGGCTTTTCCGATCGATGATCGCAAAATGAAGCGAGCAGGACTTGATTATTGGGACAAGCTGGATGTCCGCTTTTATGATAGCCTGGAAGAGTTTATGGAAGCGGCGCGCGACGGTCAGGTACACCTAGTGTCCAAGTTTGCAAATCAGACCTATTCGGATGTTTCTTATCAGGATGGGAAGTCCCATTATTTCTTGTTTGGACGCGAGGATAAAGGTTTGCCGGAAGATTTTATGCGCCAGCACGAGGAGAAGGCCATTCGCATTCCGATGAATGATGAGCATGTCCGTAGTTTAAATGTCTCCAATACTGTCTGCATGATTGTCTATGAGGCACTCCGCCAGCAAGGTTTTAAGGGGCTGGAGTTGAGTCATCGTTATGAGCATGACAAGCTCAAATAAAAACGAAAAATTAAAACCCGAACCATGTAATCCATGACGTTACAAAAACTTGCCTAGGCAAGTTTTTTTTGTTATCATAAAAGGGTCTTCAGGGCAGGGTGTAATTCCCGACCGGCGGTGACTTTTATTAGGAAATGTTCTTTTCCGTACTCTAAAAGAAGTCCGCGAGCGCAAGCTGATGTGGTGTGACTCCACAACCGACAGTATAGTCTGGATGGGAGAAGACGAGAGACGAATAGACTGACAGCTATTCTGATCTGTTTAGAGCTGATGCATGGAAATGGAACGTTAGGGTCTAAGACTGACTAACGGCATGTTTCGATGGAGACCAGCTAAAGTAACTAGAATAGTTTCTAGTTTAAGCTTTGTTTAAATAGTTTAGAGTAGAATGATGGAGTAGACGTCTTTCCAGCTTCTCTAATTTTTAAAAAATTGGAGGAACCTGTTATGACAAATACACGTAAACTGACCCTAGTGGCTGTTTTATCCGCTTTATCTTTTATTTTGATGTTCTATCAATTTTCTTTCTTGATAGATTTCTTCAAAATTGATTTGAGTATCATCGCCATTTTGTTGGCCTTGGTCCTGTTGGATTTTAAAAGTGCCGTTTGGGTGACCTTGATCCGATCTGTCCTTAAGTTAGCCCTTAATAATAAGGGGCTTGAAACCTTGATCGGATTACCAATCAATATCATTGGAGTTCTTGTTTTTGTTCTTGCTTTTGCATGGATTTGGAACAAGGAACGGACCCATGGTCGATTTGTCTTGGCAACGATTGTTGGAACGATCAGCTTGAGTATCACGATGGTATTGGTGAACTATGTCTATGCAATCCCTTTGTATGCTCGTTTTATGAACTATGATATTTCGAAAACACTAGGGCTTGTCCACTATTTAGCCGCAATGGTTGCACCGTTTAACCTGATCGAAGGGGTGATTTGGGCCATCGCATTTGGGTTGATCTATACCTTATTGCAACCGATTTTAAAAAAATATGAAAAATAAACAACAACATTGGGCGAAGGCAAGCTTCGCCCTTCTCATTTTTGTCATTCTTGGGTATGTGATTCGCTTTTACCCGCAACAATTAACAGGCTTTGATAGCACGATTCAGTCTGCTATTCGAGGCGATCTGCCTGCAGCACTGACGGCCTTCTTTACCAAGGTGACCCATGTCATGGATACCAAGATCATTGTCATCTGGGTGGGTCTTTTGCTGGCGGTCTTTGCCTATAAGAAGTGGTACAGCGAAGCTCATTTTCTAGGGAGCAATCTGGTATTGACTGGTCTTTTGGTTCTTCTTCTAAAGAATATCTACCAGAGACCGAGACCAAGTATTCTTCATCTAGTAGAGGAAAAAGGCTTTTCTTTCCCGAGTGGTCATTCACTGGCATCTAGCCTTGTTTTGGGAAGTTTGATCATCATCATCAGCCAACATGTAAAACATAAAACAGCCCGCTTTTGCCTTCAAGGCTTGCTGGTTCTGGGAATTGTGACCATTGTGGTTTCCCGCGTTTATGTCGGGGTCCACTATCCATCAGACGTTCTTGGCAGTATGATTTTGGGTCTCGCTGTTTTACAGTTTGAGTATCCCTTGTATGATCGCTTGCGATTTCAATGGCGCTTTACAGGTAAGCAAAAATAAGCATCTAACAACTAGGAGTTGAACTCGCGTTTTGAGTTCGACTCTTTTTTTGCTATAATGAAGGGTATGAAATCCTACAATACTTTGAATGATTATTATCGAACCTTATTTGGAGAAAAGACCTTTAAAGTCCCTATTGATGCGGGCTTTGATTGTCCCAATCGAGACGGAACAGTCGCCCACGGTGGCTGTACTTTTTGTACGGTCTCGGGTTCAGGAGATGCCATTGTGGCCCCAGAAGCTCCAATTCGAGAACAGTTTTACAAAGAGATTGATTTTATGCATCGGAAATGGCCAGATGTGGAGAAGTACCTGGTCTATTTTCAAAATTTTACCAATACCCACGATAAAGTGGAAGTCATTCGAGAGCGGTATGAACAGGCCATCAATGAACCAGGAGTGGTAGGAATCAACATTGGTACGCGTCCGGACTGTTTACCAGATGAGACCTTGGCCTACCTAGCAGAGCTGACAGAGCGCATGCATGTGACGATTGAGTTGGGGCTTCAGACGACTTATGAAGCGACTTCTGAATTGATCAATCGGGCCCATAGTTATGATCTCTATGTTGAAACAGTCAAGCGGATTCGCAAACAGGTGCCGAAGGCTGAGATTGTCTCCCATTTGATCAATGGCCTTCCTGGGGAGACGCATGAGATGATGGTGGAAAATGTTCGCCGTTGTGTGACCGATAATGAAATTGATGGCATCAAGTTACACCTCTTGCATTTGATGACCAATACACGGATGCAACGGGACTATCATGAAGGACGACTTCAACTCATGAGCCAGGAGGAGTATGTCAAGGTCATCTGTGACCAGTTGGAGATCATCCCCAAACACATTGTCATCCACCGGATTACAGGGGACGCGCCACGGGATATGTTGATTGGCCCTATGTGGAGCCTCAACAAATGGGAAGTCCTAAACGCCATTGAAACTGAAATGCGTCGGCGTGGAAGTACCCAAGGATGTAAGCTAGAAGAAAAGGAGACTGCTGATGCTTCGACCACTTGAAATGGCCCATCAATTTTTAGCAGAAGTGATCACCAAAGAAGATGTGGTGGTGGATGCGACTATGGGAAATGGGCATGATACGGTTTTTTTAGCCAAATTAGCAGGTCAG
The Streptococcus parasanguinis genome window above contains:
- the xerD gene encoding site-specific tyrosine recombinase XerD, with protein sequence MKEFIASFIDQKELSENSQSAYFYDLDQFIESIHGKVTPTNLRIYQASIKDFKPAVQKRKLSAVNQFLYYLYQERFISEYHRLVLPKIQPAKTHDRELLDLTHFWEESTNPQGRLMALLILEMGLLPSEILQVKVEDIQLDFHVIRVGKDGQKRVLKVPEPLLDELQLFLDGVYLFDNKGKSYSRQWGFRQLEAFLIEKGNQDLSAQSIREQYILKQRELGVDLFSIARELGLKTMVTLEKYK
- a CDS encoding TrkH family potassium uptake protein, producing the protein MNRSMIRYLLSKLLLIEAALLIVPLVVATIYQEPAKVFVSIGATMAILLGLGLLGSFHKPKDFHIYAKEGVLIVALCWILWSFFGALPFVFSGQIPNIIDAFFEVSSGFTTTGATILDDVGVLTHSLLFWRSFTHLIGGMGVLVFALAIMDNNKNSHLEVMKAEVPGPVFGKVVSKLKNTAQILYFLYLGLFFLFVVLYFLADMPLYDSFVIAMGTAGTGGFTVFNDGIAHYNSSLITYLVSIGVLVFGVNFNLYYFLMIRKFKAFFKDEELRTYITIVLVSSVLIAYNVLHLYANVAKSFEISFFQVSNIITTTGFGYGTTEKWPLFSQFILLMLMVVGGSAGSTAGGLKVIRCLTLWRIAKNQVLSTLSPNRVLTLHVNDTVLDKDTQHQILKYFTIYSFITIGLLFVVSLDNNNFMTVVSAVFSCFNNIGPMIGTGQTFSIFSPISKLLLSLAMIAGRLEIYPMILLFLPKTWSKR
- the trmL gene encoding tRNA (uridine(34)/cytosine(34)/5-carboxymethylaminomethyluridine(34)-2'-O)-methyltransferase TrmL encodes the protein MNIEELDYQESAAQNHIVLFQPQIPQNTGNIARTCAATNSPLHIIRPMAFPIDDRKMKRAGLDYWDKLDVRFYDSLEEFMEAARDGQVHLVSKFANQTYSDVSYQDGKSHYFLFGREDKGLPEDFMRQHEEKAIRIPMNDEHVRSLNVSNTVCMIVYEALRQQGFKGLELSHRYEHDKLK
- a CDS encoding nucleoside-triphosphate diphosphatase, which encodes MSDKLFEYKDPQDWYIAQWGEDADYNQFSQVPAEASTLLDQLELLFAKDPEGFPLNLSVMRYGSAFRFLTFLTEILNEVKGRAFEIVQRQGALLLVEKGKLLYLHLPSDGVDVEAFLGQDKVKDTILIATRNEGKTKEFRNMFEKLGFEVENLNQYPELPEVEETGMTFEENARLKAETIAELTGKTVLADDSGLKVDILGGLPGVWSARFAGVGATDAENNAKLLHELAMVFDLKDRSAQFHTTLVVARPGKESLVVEADWPGYINFEPKGEHGFGYDPLFLVGETGRSAAELTLEEKNTQSHRALAVKKLLEVFPSWQSKQS
- the cbpB gene encoding cyclic-di-AMP-binding protein CbpB, giving the protein MIAKEFERFLLAQEETFLTPAKNLAVLIDTHNVDHAVLLLSQISYSRIPVVTDERKFVGTISLTDILSYQLKHEIPEETFASMDIVDVAKKEVGVIGLDFNLTEVLHKLVDDSFLSVVDEEGYFQGIITRKSILKAINSLMHNFSNEYEMIPK
- a CDS encoding phosphatase PAP2 family protein — translated: MKNKQQHWAKASFALLIFVILGYVIRFYPQQLTGFDSTIQSAIRGDLPAALTAFFTKVTHVMDTKIIVIWVGLLLAVFAYKKWYSEAHFLGSNLVLTGLLVLLLKNIYQRPRPSILHLVEEKGFSFPSGHSLASSLVLGSLIIIISQHVKHKTARFCLQGLLVLGIVTIVVSRVYVGVHYPSDVLGSMILGLAVLQFEYPLYDRLRFQWRFTGKQK
- a CDS encoding ECF transporter S component codes for the protein MEEPVMTNTRKLTLVAVLSALSFILMFYQFSFLIDFFKIDLSIIAILLALVLLDFKSAVWVTLIRSVLKLALNNKGLETLIGLPINIIGVLVFVLAFAWIWNKERTHGRFVLATIVGTISLSITMVLVNYVYAIPLYARFMNYDISKTLGLVHYLAAMVAPFNLIEGVIWAIAFGLIYTLLQPILKKYEK
- the yidD gene encoding membrane protein insertion efficiency factor YidD produces the protein MKTILIALVRGYQKWISPLFPPSCRFQPTCSTYMIQAIERFGVKGVLMGIARILRCHPGSQAGPDPLPDHFSLKRNEESK
- the trkA gene encoding Trk system potassium transporter TrkA, whose translation is MKIIVVGGGKVGTALCRSLVAENHDVILIEKDESVLNHITKRFDIIGILGNGANFKILEQADVEDCDIFISMTEYDEVNMVSAVLAKKMGAKETIVRVRNPEYSNSYFKEKNILGFSLVVNPELLTARYIANIIDFPNALSVEHFANGRVALMEFKIKPDSNLCNMSLSQFRKKYGNVIVCAIERGNELTIPNGDFVLQPQDKIFVTGNRIEVVLFHNNVRPQVIKSMMIIGAGKIAYYLLNILQDVRRKIDLKVLEVNRERAEFFSQEFPDLYVVHGDGTAKDILLEESANNFDAVATLTGVDEENIITSMFLNSVGVKKNITKVNRTSLLEIIGDQDMTSIVTPKRIAVDTIMHFIRGRYNAQFSNLEALHHVANGRIETLQFQIKEDNKLTQYPLSELKLKKGVLIAAIIRDGKAIFPNGDDRLMVGDRIIVTTLIQNVTKIYDLLER
- a CDS encoding segregation/condensation protein A, with the translated sequence MDIKIKDYEGPLDLLLHLVFKYQMDIYEVPLIEVIEQYLAYLATLQAMKLEVAGEYMLMASQLTLIKSRRLLPKVAEKMDEAEDLEQDLLSQLEEYRTYKQLGELMASQHEERALYYSKPKMELVYDDTELLHDRTTVDLFLAFSKLLTKKKEEFRQNHTTIVKDEYKIEDLMDQLRHRFHDRSQVLLQDLFLEAADLQEVITLFLATLELIKIQEVTVVQDRAFGEIYLNRIEHEQIS
- a CDS encoding metallophosphoesterase gives rise to the protein MAKQTIIVMSDSHGDRSIVEAIKEKYLGQVDGIFHNGDSELKSDDPVWEGIHVVQGNMDFYDGYPERLVTQLGPTRIIQTHGHLFQINFSFQKLDLWAQEEEADICLYGHLHIPDAWKEGRTLFVNPGSVSQPRGLIRECLYAKIEITDSNFKVEYYTRDHELYPELTKEFSR
- a CDS encoding pseudouridine synthase → MRINKYIAHAGVASRRKAEELIKQGLVTVNGQVVRELATIIKTGDQVEVEGTPIYNEEKVYYLLNKPRGVISSVSDDKGRTTVVDLLSQVPERIYPVGRLDWDTSGVLILTNDGDFTDEMIHPRNEIDKVYVARVKGIANKENLRPLTRGVTIDGKKTKPATYEILKVDVEKNRSVVQLTIHEGRNHQVKKMFEAVGLLVDKLSRTQFGNLDVSGLRPGEYRRLNKKEISQLHNLAVTKSKKA
- the scpB gene encoding SMC-Scp complex subunit ScpB, coding for MSKLAEIEALLFVAGEEGITARQIADLLSLPPTGVVQSLEKLAQKYQEDTDTSLCLMETASRYKLVTKADYASVLRDYSRTPMNQSLSRAALETLSIIAYKQPITRVEVDDIRGVNSSGAITKLLSFDLIREDGKKEVIGRPNLYVTTEYFLDYMGINHLEELPKVEEVDIDPEEGQLFSERTEELDEN